The genomic region GTGTAACACAGATAACCAGAAGTACTTACAGGAAATTGTACGTATTTTGTAGGGAATTTCGATGGAAGATCTGTCCATGTGAAAGATTTCTCTACATATGTCCAAAACTCTGAAACAAAACCAAGTGTAAAGAAAAATATAAAAAAACTGAATATACACAGAAGCTGAGCTTCAGAAAAGAGAGTACTTTATAGCAATAGCATTACACAGTCATGATATCTATATAATTGAGTCAGAAGGCTTTTCCAATAGTTAAATTATTGAACTTCCTATTATGCCCCTAATTGATTAATATGCATAAAAATAACATTTTGATCAAGAGAGGGTAAAACTGATATTATCTATAAAACTGAAATAATTGCACACTAATCTTCTTTTTCTTCTTTTATTTTTCAGATTTTATTTATTTTGCATAAATTCCCAAAACCAAGAAGCCAAATGGGAAATAAGTCAAGAGGTTAGTGAGAAATAGCACGTTAACAAAAAGTCAATTCGGCACCAGGTATAAACGCCACATTATCTTTTTCCTTATGGTAAGACTTGGCTGACACTTATTGTCAGGCAGTAATGTCTATTGTTCATAGTATCCTCTTTGTCTCTTGTATCAAGCTTAAATGTAAGAAATTACAAGCAGGGAAGTAAATTTGACTTTTTTTATCAACAAGTATAGAAAAATCTGAAAGCTGTATACAAACTGCAGATAGTTCTTGCAAAAGAATCAAATGATTCGGATGGCTCTGTGTGCTGGTCTACACAGGAAGTTCCAGTTTGGTGGATACTTCTTGTCAAATTACTTTCCTAGTAAAATAAAGCTAAGTGACAATCAAAAAGAAATTCAATGTGTCCCGTAAGTCGTGACTTTCTTCCAATCTAGTACAACAAAGAGAGCAGCTTCCTATGTTGAGTCATTGATATATCTCAACCATTCTTAATATGCACGCTCTACTCACACTTTTCCCTGCATTGTTTGTTCTGTCTCAGCAATACAGTGTAGCAGACAGAATATCTTGAATGGCTAAATCAAAAGTGCCACTTTCGTTATGCATGTTATATGCTCGCATCAAATAGCAGAACTATGTCTTAACATCAAATAAATAAATACTCATATATTCAGCACCATGAAGTCTTACCTTTCATCGACCATATCTTAACTGTGTTGTCCATGCCACAACTTGCAATTCGATAAATGTCAGATGGATGAAAGTCCTTTAATAGTGAGCAAATGATAAGTAAATACTTTTTTGTAATCTTCATTTTTCAAATAATGAAACAATGGAGTTGTCTTTTGAGAAATCTAATAAATGGCAGCAGGACATAATTCCTTCTCTAATATACATACCACACTCAAAACTTCATTTCGATGACCGCCTGCTCCAGCGAATATCAAAATACATATTCCAGTATGAACATTCCACAGTCGAACTGACTCATCCTGGTCACATGTGGGATTAATCACTCAGTAGATATAACTTATATAAAAACGAAAAACAAGAAAAGAGATTCTCATACTCACTTTGCTTGCTGACACTACAAGTGATGACTTCAACGGTTGAGTCCTGATTTCATTTATCGAGTCACCATGGCCAACAAAACTCTGCACAAAGATGAATAATCACTAATTAGGCTACTACTACCGCACCACTACAAAGTCTAGGAACCTCAGACCCTTGTAACAACATACCTTATCTATCTTCTCACTCCCGCAATCAATGACACGCATCGTACCATTGAACCCTCCGGCCACAAGCAACGGGGTCCCGTCAACATTGCAAGCCCAACTAACAGTGTAGAAAGACTCATCCTTCTGATCTAGATAGCGCACGAAAATCACAAATTTTCGCAAAACAGTTTCAGAAACAGCACCACCATTTGATACATCAACAATTCAACACTACAATGAATAAATCAGAAAATGCATTTGATAAAATAACCAAAAGGCTGGCTTTCGTCTTTACTTACATCTTCATCAATGTAAGACTGCAACACAGCTATCACTCCCCCTTCTAAACATTCATACACAGTCACCTGAAAACAATAATACAAAAATTAAAAATCAAAACTTTTCACTCATATGACTCACTAGGGTTTTCAATTACTGTAAATTCAACAATACATCTATAATTTGAAGTACCATAATTACAGCTACCCTAGAGAAATTTCAAATTACTGATCTTTTGTCAAGATGAGAGAGAGAGAGAGAGAGAGAGAGAGAGAGAGAGAGAGGGACCCGGTTGCCGCCGACGGTGGCGAAGACGTTGAAGTAGCGAGAGTCGATGAAGTTGAAAACGACGGCGTATATGGGTTTCTTGCCCTCTTGGAGACGGTTGGTGACTCTGTACTCTCTCTTCTTGGAGGACGAGAGGGAGCCCACCACGGGTTCCGATCCCAAAGCGAACTTGGCCATCTCCGGCGGATTATCAGAGAAAACCAGGTCGCCGCACCCAACGGCAACTTCTCTGTGCCGAGGGAATTTAAACAGAAAAATAGGTCCCCGTGTTTATTCCATTTTTTCTTATTTATTATTATTATTATTATTATTATTAGCTTTCTTGTACCGAATTTGTATCGTATATGTTTGAAATATTATGTATCATTTGGTCTAACGGTATAGTTTATTTTTGTAATTAGAAAGTTATGAGTTTGATTCATAAAATTGTAATATCTTAATAAAAAATATATATTTATGTATCTGCTTCGTTTTTATTTGATTAACTAAGGTCGTCTTCAATCAATGTGCTAAAGTGTTAAATAGTGAGATTATAACATTAACTCATCTACAACTGAGATGAGCTAAAATGTAAAGAGCTAAATTTGACTCATTGAATGACTCTTTAGCACAATCTAAGTGGCAGTCTTCCATTGAAGTATGTATAATACTTTTTGTCTTAAAAAAACTCACGGCTAAAATTAATCTTTCCTTTTGACTTGGCAAGATTTTGTTGGTTGCAAATTGGTTTCAAAATGATATAATTTTTTACCGACTTTTGTAATGGCTACATCTAGTCTACGACAAAGGAAGACCATCAACATCACTACCATAAACAATTCATCCTTGTGCAATAAGGAACATCAACATCACTACCATCAACAATTCATCTTTATGCAATAGTAGCTTCACTAGGAAGTAGTACATCCACATTCTTCTCTTTCACACTTCTCTTCTTATTGATAATCTTGGGATTAAATATGAACATAGACTAGATCGTTCAACTTCGTTGTATCTAGTCTATTCTTGTTGTTTATTTGGATCTACACTAAGGAAAAAAATTATGAGTTTAATAAACTACATTGCTACTTGCTAGTTTGTATAAAACTATGAATGCATATTTAAACAATGATTAATTTCAGTTTACCCCATCAACTTTAGGTTGATCATCATGTTAGTCCTTCTTTTTTCAATTTCATCAAAAACACCCCTCAACTCCCAATTTTCATCAACCGCGTATGTCCAAACCTTCAATCTCCATCTAATTCTCTGTTAAGTGATGACTTGACATTAAAAAGAAAGACAAAAAGGAAAAATAGACAAATTGCATTCAATCCCACCAAAATCACTAAGGTTAGGGGGTTGTGATGAGAACGAAGATGTGTATCGATATGGGGGAAAAATGGTCCAAAAGGTAACTTTCAGAATTTGACTTTCTTCTTGATATCAAGTCATCACTTGACAAAGGAATTGAATTGAGATTGGAGGTTTGGACATGCGCAGCTGATGAAAATTGGGAGTTGAGGGGTGTTTTTGATAAAATTGAAAGAAGAATGACTAACATGATGATCGACTAAAGTTGATGGGGGTAAACTGAAATTAGTCCTTTAAATAAGTACAACCCTTCAAGGATTTAAGAATTTTCACATGACATCATCACAAAGCTCTAACCCGCTCATTGCCTCCTCCTCCGCCTCTACTCACAAGGCTTCAGCGACTGATCCTTCTAGGTCACCTAGTACCTTCGATCTCCAGCTCAAATGTTTAAACAAAGGAATATTGAAGACATACATGCTCCATACACATAGATAACCACAAAGCTTGTTGAATGTACGTACTCCTCATCTGTATTTGCTTTCTAATAGCATCAACAAAATAAGTGATGTGTTCCAATGGAAAAGGAGTGAAGACAAGTATGAGATTGAGTACTACAATCTGGAACAAAGGTTCAGACAAGTGGCGACTTATGTGTCCAAACACAAGAGTGCAATGCGTGATATGACACATGTTGTTTGGATGACTCCCCACACTACCGGATTGCAAGTCCTTTGATCAAACAAATTGTGCAAAGCCTCATATTGATAAAAAGAGGCCAATCAATTGGTTGTTCTTGCATTTGGTTACCATAACGTGCCCAAGTGTACTCCTTATCAATATTTGCTTCCTAATGGCATTAACAAAATCAATGGTGCAGTTCAATGCAAGAAGTGTGATGAGAAATATGAGATTGAGTACGATCTGGAACAAAAGTTCAGAAAAGTGGTGGTTCAATGCATTCACATATCCATGTGTCTTGCACATAAGCATATTTACTTGTATTTTTAACCTTAGTTTATTGACTAAAAAGGAAGTACTTAACAGCTTCATTTGGACACTGAGGGATTATGATGGGTAAACTTATTAGGACCTTTTTGGGCCAGATTTTTTGTGAATTGACGAGGTTGTGCCCAACCAGGCTTTTTGGGTCACTCTGCTTTGTATCAATCCTTGCTACAAATAGATGTGTTTTGTATAAAGATTTGATTTCAAAAATTTCAATCAACAACTTCCATGTTAATTCTTCTTTAATCTCTCAATCATTTATCATCTCTTACTTTCCACTTCAGTACTCTAACTTTCTTGGTTGAAATCTCACTATGCAAGTTGAAAATAATTTCACTATGTGAATGAAATAATGGTGCCAACAGTTGTCGATCTAGGATCACTAGTCCTAATACCATAACCTTTGTAATTTTGGACTAAGAACCCGAAATTAAATCAAATAAGTTTACGATATGGAGATTAGGCACTTTCCACATTTCATTATCAATCAGTGATATCGATCTCAGCAAAGAATTGCTCCATCCAGGCGCTGGTATGTGCTACCAGGAACAAAGGAATAAACGTAAAAAGGTACTTCGACATATAGACGTTGAAATTCTCCCCATATGTGTTCAAATTATCAAGAAGGTCGGAAGTTAGATCTCCGACGAGTTCAGCGCCGAAATGAATCATCATATCGGAGATTCTGACGGCGAGTTCAGCGCTAAGATCACCACGTAGCATTTCTTCAACAAGGTTTCATCCGGCCTAGCTCTAGCCCCTTCTCCTCTCCGGTGCTTCTTGTTCGTAAAAAGGATGATATGTGGCTCTTTTGCGTGGACTACCGAAAGTTGAATGCGGTCACGGTTCATGATCATTTTCATATACCCGTGGCCGATGAGTTAATCACCGACTTGCATGGCTATTCCATCTACTCCAAGCTTGACCTTCGTTCCGGCTACCACCAAATCCGGATGAGTAAAACCGACATCCACAAAATCGCATTTCGAACACATGATGGCCACTACGAATTTGTGGTAATGAATTTGGACTTTCGAATGTACCTTCCACATTTCAAGCACTAATGGACAATATATTTTCTCAACACCTCGAAAATTTGTCCTTAGTTTTTTTTTTTTTTTGTACGATATATTAGTGTATAGCAAAGATTTGGAGTCTCATTTGATGTAGTACTTTTATGAGGTACATCTATATGAGAAATTCTCCAATATGGAGATACAACATTAGAGGCTGGGCATCTGGATGTATGTTCAATTGCGGGTGTATATCCTTTTGTTTAACTAAAAAACTCAACTCGTCTAATAGCTTTGTTTAATTTCCAAAGATTTCATAAACTCAATTCATGGTGATGAAAGTGCTATGACTACAGATGCTTCAATTTCCTAGTGTTGGACCATAATTACCAACTTTAACAACTTTATCAATGATGTATCAAAAGACTGTACAGATGACTATGATAGCATAGTTGAAGGTTTGGACAAGGACCTCAAGGGGCAAATTGAGGATGTATGTTAATAGATTCGAGATGAGAATAATAATCGTCTTATTAATATTCAGAAGTTTTTTGAGGATTTAATAGCAGACAGGAATACAAGAAT from Fragaria vesca subsp. vesca linkage group LG3, FraVesHawaii_1.0, whole genome shotgun sequence harbors:
- the LOC101296640 gene encoding polycomb group protein FERTILIZATION-INDEPENDENT ENDOSPERM-like, with the translated sequence MAKFALGSEPVVGSLSSSKKREYRVTNRLQEGKKPIYAVVFNFIDSRYFNVFATVGGNRVTVYECLEGGVIAVLQSYIDEDKDESFYTVSWACNVDGTPLLVAGGFNGTMRVIDCGSEKIDKSFVGHGDSINEIRTQPLKSSLVVSASKDESVRLWNVHTGICILIFAGAGGHRNEVLSVDFHPSDIYRIASCGMDNTVKIWSMKEFWTYVEKSFTWTDLPSKFPTKYVQFPVFLASIHTNYVDCNRWLGDFMLSKSVDSEIVLWEPKMKEQSPGEGTVDILQKYPVPGCDIWFIKFSCDFHYNAAAIGNREGKIFIWELQSSPPVLVAKLSHPQSKSPIRQTAMSFDGSTILSCCEDGTIWRWDVMENS